In Halorussus limi, a genomic segment contains:
- a CDS encoding DUF3006 domain-containing protein: protein MADGNDANDASDGDGGDDASDTSGLADGRYTAVLDRFETTDPAGDGDRLAVLLLESGESVVAERTVPAWRLPADARRQDAVLELVVKNGFVVSTEFDPESTERRTESAQSRFDRLAERPDDESDES, encoded by the coding sequence ATGGCTGACGGCAACGACGCGAACGACGCGAGCGACGGCGACGGTGGCGACGACGCGAGCGACACGAGCGGACTGGCCGACGGCCGCTACACCGCGGTACTGGACCGATTCGAGACGACCGACCCCGCGGGCGACGGCGACCGACTCGCCGTCCTGCTCCTCGAATCCGGCGAGTCGGTCGTCGCCGAGCGCACGGTTCCGGCGTGGCGACTGCCCGCCGACGCCCGCCGGCAGGACGCCGTGCTGGAACTGGTCGTGAAGAACGGGTTCGTAGTCTCGACAGAGTTCGACCCTGAATCGACCGAGCGCCGGACCGAGTCCGCCCAGTCGCGGTTCGACCGACTGGCCGAGCGACCGGACGACGAGTCCGACGAGTCGTAG